Proteins encoded within one genomic window of Leptidea sinapis chromosome 7, ilLepSina1.1, whole genome shotgun sequence:
- the LOC126965474 gene encoding uncharacterized protein LOC126965474 isoform X1 — translation MADRKAEQRVSFLDAPHPALAPEVEFCCLEDTQAETDAVEVQDDPREGKGYLQVYIDGSKIQGRVGAGISYRRRGLEVRARKLKLENYCSVFQAEMCAISKAIEDILKMPHMKVEILSDSRSSLELLRDRSSFNPIAFKIKNLIRRARNMSKTIRFRWVRAHVGIEGNERADHLAKDAALHSKLRAAYDGVPISTLRRMLRAKTLEVWQERYTAGQTASVTKAFLPDVAVSYKLVREEPFSALMAQVITGHGGFSAYLHRFGLKDSPVCICDDRTDESALHLVLECPRFGRWRCDLETVSGMAVVEVNLPTFVAKPWRTEFERFCRRILADVLPRNGSTFKF, via the coding sequence gtagagttctgttgtctcgaggatacacaggccgaaaccgacgcggtagaggtgcaggatgaccCAAGAGAGGGAAAGGGTTACCTGCAAGTCTACATCGACGgaagcaagatacagggcagggttggagccggaatatcatacaggcggcgaggcttggaagtcagagcaagaaaactcaaattggagaattattgctctgtcttccaagccgaaatgtgcgcaatttcgaaggctatcgaggacatcttgaagatgccccacatgaaggtcgagatccttagtgactccaggtcgtcgctggagctgctaagggatcgatcatcatttaacccgatagccttcaaaattaaaaacctCATCCGGCGGGCCCGAAATATgagtaaaaccattcggtttcgctgggttcgggcgcatgtaggcATTGAGGGGAATGAGAGGGCtgaccacttggcgaaggatgcggcgctccattcgaaattgagggctgcatacgatggagtaccGATTTCAACTCTTCGTCGCATGCTTAGAGCCAAGACCCTCgaggtctggcaggagcgctacaccgCGGGTCAAACCGCGAGTGTTACGAAGGCGTTTCTGCCAGACGTCGCGGTGTCTTATAAGCTGGTCAGGGAGGAGCCTTTCTCCGCGTTAATGGCTCAGGTGATAACAGGCCATGGCGGGTTCtcagcgtatctccaccggttcggcctgaaggatagcccgGTGTGCATATGCGACGATCGTACAGAtgaaagcgcattgcacctggtgctcgagtGCCCAaggttcggccggtggagatgcgaTCTTGAGACTGTAAGTGGAATGGCTGTCGTGGAGGTCAACCTTCCAACCTTTGTTGCAAAGCCATGGAGGACGGAATTTGAAAGATTCTGCCGAAGAATCCTCGCTGATGTTCTGCCGCGGAACGGTAGCACTTTTaaattctaa